A genome region from Blautia coccoides includes the following:
- a CDS encoding iron-containing alcohol dehydrogenase, whose product MSRFTLPRDIYHGKGCLEELKNLKGKKAFLVVGGGAMKRQGFLDKAAGYLREAGMEVQLFEGVEPDPSVETVMKGAKAMQEFEPDWIVAMGGGSPIDAAKAMWAFYEYPDTTFEALCIPFNFPELRQKAKFAAIPSTSGTATEVTAFSVITDYKSGVKYPLADFNITPDVAIVDPELVEALPIKQVAYTGMDALTHAIEAYVSTLNSPFTDPLALQAIEMVLDHLLASYNCNMEAREQMHYAQCLAGMAFSNALLGIVHSMAHKTGAAFSTGHITHGCANAMYLPYVIKYNAKDSTAAKRYAEIARRMGLSGTSEKALINSLCTKIDELNKQFSIPKTLKEFGIIEEEFKEKIKKIACLAVGDACTGSNPREINPETMEKLFTCIYYGTEVDF is encoded by the coding sequence ATGAGTAGATTTACATTACCGAGAGACATTTATCATGGAAAAGGCTGCCTGGAAGAACTGAAAAATCTGAAGGGCAAAAAAGCATTTCTTGTAGTAGGAGGCGGCGCCATGAAGCGCCAGGGCTTTTTAGATAAAGCAGCCGGATATCTGAGAGAAGCGGGTATGGAAGTACAGCTTTTTGAAGGGGTTGAGCCGGATCCGTCTGTAGAAACAGTTATGAAGGGAGCAAAGGCCATGCAGGAATTTGAGCCGGATTGGATCGTGGCCATGGGCGGCGGTTCTCCCATTGATGCGGCAAAGGCAATGTGGGCTTTTTATGAATATCCTGATACAACCTTTGAAGCGCTTTGTATCCCCTTTAATTTTCCGGAACTTCGTCAGAAAGCAAAATTTGCGGCGATTCCGTCTACATCCGGCACTGCCACAGAGGTAACTGCATTTTCTGTTATCACGGATTACAAAAGCGGCGTGAAATATCCTCTGGCGGATTTCAACATTACCCCGGATGTAGCCATTGTGGATCCCGAACTGGTGGAGGCGCTTCCGATAAAGCAGGTTGCCTATACAGGAATGGACGCGCTGACTCATGCCATTGAAGCTTATGTCTCCACACTGAACAGCCCGTTTACAGACCCCCTTGCACTTCAGGCCATTGAGATGGTGCTGGATCATCTGCTTGCGTCCTACAACTGCAACATGGAAGCAAGAGAGCAGATGCACTACGCACAGTGCCTGGCAGGAATGGCCTTTTCCAATGCGCTGCTGGGAATCGTGCACTCCATGGCTCACAAGACAGGAGCAGCCTTCTCCACCGGTCATATCACACACGGCTGCGCCAATGCCATGTATCTTCCCTATGTGATCAAATATAACGCAAAAGATTCTACAGCAGCAAAGCGTTATGCGGAGATCGCCAGGAGAATGGGACTTTCCGGTACATCTGAGAAAGCTCTGATCAACAGCCTGTGCACTAAGATCGATGAACTGAATAAACAGTTCAGTATTCCAAAGACTTTAAAAGAATTCGGCATTATAGAGGAAGAATTTAAAGAAAAGATCAAAAAAATCGCGTGCCTTGCAGTGGGTGATGCCTGCACAGGTTCCAATCCCCGGGAGATCAACCCGGAAACAATGGAAAAATTGTTCACCTGTATTTACTATGGTACAGAAGTGGACTTTTAA
- a CDS encoding BlaI/MecI/CopY family transcriptional regulator produces MKKRIQKLPDSELDVMLALWNGHPDMTRLEVEDFVNQKKELAPTTILSMLTRLENKNFVSVKREGKTNLYSPVVTQSEYQQQEGKSVLEKLYGNSLKNFVASLYQGKQIHEEDIQELEEFLKELEQKGE; encoded by the coding sequence ATGAAAAAGCGTATTCAAAAACTACCTGATTCAGAGCTGGATGTGATGCTGGCTTTATGGAACGGTCATCCGGATATGACCAGGCTTGAGGTGGAAGATTTTGTGAATCAAAAAAAGGAACTGGCACCTACCACCATCCTATCCATGCTCACCCGGCTTGAAAACAAGAATTTTGTCTCTGTAAAAAGAGAGGGAAAGACAAATCTCTACAGCCCTGTTGTGACACAGAGCGAATACCAGCAGCAGGAGGGGAAAAGCGTGCTGGAGAAACTGTATGGAAATTCATTGAAGAACTTTGTCGCGTCTCTTTATCAGGGAAAACAGATTCACGAGGAAGATATACAGGAATTGGAAGAGTTTTTGAAGGAATTGGAACAGAAGGGGGAATAG
- a CDS encoding M56 family metallopeptidase, whose translation MAEFMLHIIKVNVLSAVIIFIVLAVSKLLDKKYSSRWKYLIWLFVSVFLLIPVKFPSHAGGLNIEVPKQIVRAEVNRSTAVPNTENLQIPANAKENGSEPLKDTDKKADMQDSAGQRNIKVDTIAWIAAIIWGAGICAAAVYKVFVLRAGRRELRRWRIPFTDRERLAEYDKLCKELHMKKAPKLVADSRLSGPLLAGIRNTYLYLPVREYSKEECELIFRHELCHYRSRDLWYKLLMICVTTVYWFNPAVYFMKKEAERDIEFICDEKVMKGRNQEDKLRYNQLILKTAALGRPSYELSTSLNDGLLTFKKRMVNIMKAGKMKRGILPVICFTIILVTSNIFTGCSLKDSGEKKNDTDTETMTDSGDSKEEEDPSGKEEKDSKETVIKGKSNTTPVAEDKKTDPTAGSEQTESPVETPTPEPVPAKEERTELSGFMNQDSLPAMAQSLGLQKTEGVLFGEVGQRYEGGGIQVEWHPETEGIGGRTPITIECENNSSVSMEGFYCGQPYKEAESSLLQSGYRNMGDSNPDHKEYISDSENKIIGFDISGDSISSWFWLNWPQGDFAPVTTQYMPADGNYRNSNDGEYSTIRITGINDYSFYFSIYRYTEGEGDRQIFMDNIAVFEDADSTTAVFRGQQYTLTFDCSQNGLIVLSGFDDATALGDTFWAF comes from the coding sequence ATGGCAGAGTTTATGCTGCACATAATTAAAGTGAATGTTTTGTCGGCTGTCATCATTTTTATTGTGCTGGCAGTATCAAAACTGTTGGACAAGAAATATTCCTCCAGATGGAAATACCTCATATGGCTGTTTGTTTCCGTATTTCTTCTCATTCCGGTCAAGTTTCCATCCCATGCCGGTGGGCTGAACATTGAGGTGCCAAAACAAATCGTACGGGCAGAGGTCAACAGAAGTACGGCTGTGCCCAATACGGAGAATCTGCAGATTCCGGCAAATGCCAAAGAAAACGGCAGTGAGCCGCTAAAGGATACAGACAAAAAAGCAGACATGCAGGACAGCGCGGGGCAGAGAAACATCAAAGTGGATACCATTGCATGGATCGCGGCAATTATCTGGGGAGCGGGTATTTGCGCAGCAGCGGTATATAAAGTGTTTGTTTTAAGAGCAGGAAGACGTGAACTGCGCCGTTGGAGGATTCCTTTCACGGATCGTGAGAGGCTTGCTGAATATGATAAACTGTGTAAAGAGCTGCATATGAAAAAAGCGCCTAAGCTTGTGGCAGACAGCAGACTGTCAGGGCCGCTTTTGGCAGGGATCAGGAACACATATCTCTATCTTCCTGTACGGGAGTATTCCAAGGAGGAATGTGAGCTGATCTTCAGGCATGAATTGTGCCATTACCGCAGCAGGGATCTGTGGTATAAACTGCTCATGATATGCGTAACAACTGTTTATTGGTTTAACCCTGCAGTTTACTTTATGAAAAAAGAGGCGGAGCGTGATATAGAGTTTATATGTGATGAGAAAGTCATGAAGGGCAGGAACCAGGAGGATAAACTTCGGTACAACCAGCTCATTTTGAAAACGGCAGCACTGGGCAGACCCTCCTATGAGTTGTCTACCAGCCTGAATGACGGTCTCCTCACATTCAAAAAAAGAATGGTAAATATTATGAAGGCAGGAAAAATGAAACGCGGCATCCTTCCTGTTATCTGTTTTACCATCATTTTAGTTACATCAAATATATTTACCGGCTGTTCCCTGAAAGACTCCGGTGAAAAGAAGAACGATACAGATACGGAAACTATGACAGACAGCGGTGATTCCAAGGAGGAGGAAGATCCATCCGGCAAAGAGGAAAAGGACAGCAAAGAGACAGTTATCAAGGGAAAGAGTAATACAACTCCTGTGGCGGAGGATAAGAAGACAGATCCCACTGCCGGATCGGAGCAGACAGAAAGTCCGGTTGAAACACCGACGCCAGAACCGGTTCCGGCAAAAGAGGAGCGTACAGAGTTAAGCGGATTTATGAATCAGGATTCTCTGCCTGCCATGGCTCAGAGCCTGGGGCTTCAGAAAACAGAAGGGGTTTTGTTTGGCGAAGTCGGGCAGCGGTATGAAGGCGGCGGGATTCAAGTAGAATGGCATCCTGAAACAGAGGGAATCGGGGGCCGTACTCCCATTACTATAGAATGTGAGAATAACAGCAGTGTCAGTATGGAAGGCTTTTACTGCGGACAGCCGTACAAAGAAGCAGAGAGCAGTCTTTTGCAGAGCGGTTACCGAAACATGGGTGACAGCAATCCGGACCACAAAGAATATATCTCGGATTCAGAAAATAAAATTATAGGATTTGATATATCAGGGGATTCCATAAGTTCCTGGTTCTGGCTGAACTGGCCTCAGGGTGACTTCGCGCCTGTTACCACCCAATATATGCCCGCTGATGGGAATTACAGAAACTCCAATGATGGAGAATACTCCACTATAAGGATCACAGGGATCAATGACTACAGCTTTTATTTTTCCATTTACAGATATACGGAAGGCGAAGGTGACCGGCAGATCTTTATGGACAATATAGCCGTTTTTGAAGATGCGGATTCTACAACTGCAGTATTTCGCGGACAGCAGTATACATTGACCTTTGACTGTTCTCAAAACGGGCTTATAGTTTTGTCGGGCTTTGATGATGCTACGGCTTTGGGCGATACTTTCTGGGCATTTTAA
- a CDS encoding damage-control phosphatase ARMT1 family protein, translated as MKISTNVKLSAQCMSCLITRQMEGLKDTASEEMKSAYMREVFQIIGAALPEDTAPVLIAKINVLHEKYFGHAYSFEQLKKDYNHMMLEAEDRIGARIARAEDPVYHGILYARVGNYIDFGAMGSVSDEKLRELIEKAEEETLDPAEYRRFTEQMETAKSLVYLTDNCGEIVLDKLLIEQLSKKYPQVHITVIVRGEPVINDATIEDAKMIGLTDLVPVIGNGTKIAGTSLKDISEEARDLISHADVILSKGQGNFETLNNSGLNIYYMFLCKCSWFVNRFGLEQYKGVFVNDRSLGRDGI; from the coding sequence ATGAAAATATCTACTAACGTAAAGCTAAGCGCCCAATGTATGAGCTGTCTGATCACCCGTCAGATGGAAGGTTTAAAAGACACAGCCTCAGAGGAAATGAAATCCGCCTACATGCGGGAAGTATTTCAGATCATCGGCGCAGCCCTGCCGGAGGATACCGCGCCGGTCCTCATAGCCAAAATAAATGTGCTGCATGAGAAATATTTCGGCCATGCCTACAGCTTTGAGCAGTTGAAAAAGGATTACAACCATATGATGCTGGAGGCAGAGGACAGAATAGGCGCCCGTATCGCCCGGGCAGAGGACCCTGTGTACCATGGGATTTTATATGCGCGTGTGGGAAATTATATTGATTTTGGGGCCATGGGAAGTGTCAGTGATGAAAAGCTGCGGGAACTGATAGAAAAAGCCGAGGAGGAGACTCTGGACCCGGCAGAATACAGACGGTTCACAGAGCAGATGGAGACTGCCAAAAGCCTGGTGTACCTTACCGATAACTGCGGCGAGATCGTTCTTGACAAACTTTTGATCGAGCAGCTCAGTAAGAAGTATCCGCAGGTACATATCACAGTCATTGTACGGGGAGAGCCGGTCATCAACGACGCCACCATAGAGGACGCCAAAATGATCGGTCTTACAGACCTGGTGCCTGTGATCGGCAATGGCACGAAAATTGCAGGCACAAGCCTGAAGGATATCTCAGAGGAGGCCAGGGATCTGATCAGCCATGCAGATGTGATCCTTTCAAAAGGCCAGGGCAATTTTGAGACGCTGAATAACAGCGGACTGAATATCTACTACATGTTTCTCTGCAAATGTTCCTGGTTTGTGAACAGATTCGGTCTGGAGCAGTATAAAGGTGTTTTTGTAAACGACAGAAGTCTTGGGAGGGATGGAATATGA
- a CDS encoding DUF4003 family protein encodes MREELRRRCELFVENRDIIKSAFGWESAYVYPMCSGILTARGVHADAQRLLECRDILKAGTGIFSNFRGVSKLATIAMLSLRTDSEIMMEQMLELYGKLKECFWGSEYLTVAAATIAEMAEPSEYEEIIDKTGRIYSRMKNAHPFLTSGEDSAFAALLAMSGLNDSCIEREMEQCYTLLKPYFYSGNSVQSLSHILALGEASAEQKCRKALDIFNALKSCGLKYGTGYELATLGVLTLLDVDKNILVQDITDAESFLKSQKGFGAFGVGSKQRLMYAGMMASCDYVPDLHSMQTAALNGVVALVIAQQAAICAAAAASAAAAASSSSSS; translated from the coding sequence ATGAGAGAAGAGCTGAGAAGACGATGTGAATTATTTGTGGAAAACAGGGATATCATAAAATCTGCATTTGGCTGGGAGAGCGCCTATGTCTATCCCATGTGTTCAGGAATACTGACAGCGCGGGGTGTCCATGCAGATGCGCAGCGCCTGCTCGAATGCCGTGATATTTTAAAGGCCGGTACCGGAATCTTTTCCAATTTCAGGGGTGTCTCCAAACTGGCCACCATAGCCATGCTTTCTCTGCGCACAGATTCAGAGATCATGATGGAGCAGATGCTGGAACTTTACGGCAAGCTAAAAGAATGCTTCTGGGGTTCGGAATACCTGACCGTGGCGGCAGCTACCATTGCGGAGATGGCAGAGCCGTCTGAATATGAGGAGATCATAGACAAAACAGGCCGCATTTACAGCCGCATGAAAAATGCCCATCCCTTCCTTACTTCCGGGGAGGACAGTGCCTTTGCAGCGCTTCTTGCCATGTCGGGCCTGAACGATTCCTGTATTGAAAGAGAGATGGAACAGTGCTACACCTTATTGAAGCCCTACTTTTACTCCGGAAATTCAGTGCAGTCCCTGAGCCATATTCTGGCACTTGGGGAGGCCTCCGCGGAACAAAAGTGCAGAAAAGCCCTGGATATATTTAATGCCCTGAAATCATGCGGATTGAAATACGGCACAGGCTATGAACTGGCAACACTGGGGGTGCTGACGCTTCTTGATGTGGACAAAAATATACTGGTACAGGATATCACAGATGCGGAATCCTTCCTGAAATCCCAGAAAGGGTTCGGAGCTTTCGGCGTGGGCTCTAAGCAGAGACTGATGTATGCCGGGATGATGGCATCCTGTGACTATGTTCCTGACCTGCATTCCATGCAGACAGCAGCGTTAAACGGTGTAGTCGCACTGGTCATTGCCCAGCAGGCCGCTATCTGCGCCGCCGCTGCCGCCAGTGCCGCTGCGGCTGCTTCCTCATCCTCCAGCTCCTGA
- a CDS encoding sce7726 family protein gives MLYDRDIREPLFDFLEERYGKIRIIEEKQMGKSRADIVMVLPDAVAGIEIKSDADTYVRLKRQVSDYNRYYDTNLVVVGSTHALHIADHVPAWWGILTAEKAGSTVDFYTLREPAPNPKVDIKRKLSILWRPELAHIQELNKMPKYREKSKAFVIDKILLKVPKETLTLQISEELFQRDYTSIEETITEYKKKKKHLCSYDL, from the coding sequence ATGCTGTATGACAGAGATATCCGGGAACCGCTCTTCGATTTCCTGGAAGAACGGTATGGAAAGATCAGGATCATAGAAGAAAAACAAATGGGAAAGTCCCGCGCGGATATCGTGATGGTTCTGCCGGACGCCGTTGCCGGCATAGAGATAAAAAGTGACGCGGACACATATGTCAGGCTGAAAAGACAGGTGAGCGATTATAACCGTTATTATGACACGAACCTTGTGGTGGTGGGTTCCACCCATGCGCTCCACATTGCGGATCACGTGCCTGCGTGGTGGGGAATCCTGACTGCTGAGAAAGCGGGCAGTACGGTGGATTTTTATACTCTGCGTGAACCGGCACCCAATCCCAAAGTGGATATAAAAAGAAAGCTCAGCATTTTATGGCGCCCTGAGCTGGCACATATACAGGAGCTGAACAAAATGCCGAAATACAGGGAAAAGAGCAAAGCCTTCGTGATAGACAAGATACTGCTGAAGGTTCCCAAGGAAACTCTGACGCTGCAGATCAGCGAGGAACTGTTTCAGCGGGACTATACCTCTATAGAAGAGACAATAACGGAGTATAAGAAAAAGAAAAAGCACCTTTGCAGTTATGATCTGTAA
- a CDS encoding 3'-5' exonuclease has translation MLKSYIAFDIETTGLSPEENEIIEIGALKVRDGKVQERFMEFIKPKLPIPANITGITGITNDMVEEARGREEVIPDFLQFCEQDILIGHNVLFDFSFVKLSAESLGYTFERDGIDTLKIARTVHRDLPSKSLGELCSHYQINNTAAHRAYHDALATAKLYQTMAHYFEEKEPQIFQPCPLVCTAKKYPPATKKQLDFLMRLVKQKGLQPAFDPETLTRNEASRLIDNILSGQAV, from the coding sequence ATGTTGAAATCATACATAGCTTTTGACATTGAAACCACCGGTCTAAGTCCAGAAGAAAATGAAATCATAGAGATAGGCGCACTCAAGGTGCGTGACGGAAAAGTGCAGGAGCGTTTTATGGAATTTATAAAACCAAAACTGCCTATTCCTGCCAATATTACCGGCATTACGGGCATCACCAATGATATGGTGGAAGAGGCAAGAGGCCGGGAGGAAGTGATCCCTGATTTCCTGCAGTTTTGTGAGCAGGATATCCTGATCGGGCACAATGTGCTCTTTGACTTCAGTTTTGTCAAATTGAGTGCGGAATCCCTGGGATACACCTTTGAAAGGGACGGCATTGACACTCTGAAAATTGCCAGAACAGTCCACAGAGATCTGCCGTCCAAAAGTCTGGGAGAGCTGTGCAGTCATTACCAGATCAACAATACGGCAGCCCACAGAGCTTATCATGACGCACTGGCTACTGCCAAGCTGTATCAGACCATGGCACATTATTTTGAGGAGAAAGAACCTCAGATCTTTCAGCCCTGTCCCCTGGTCTGCACGGCAAAAAAATACCCGCCTGCCACGAAAAAACAACTGGATTTTCTCATGCGCCTGGTAAAGCAGAAGGGATTGCAGCCGGCTTTTGATCCGGAGACCCTGACCAGAAATGAGGCTTCCCGGTTAATTGACAATATCCTGTCTGGTCAGGCAGTTTAA
- a CDS encoding GNAT family N-acetyltransferase, with protein sequence MENREELINLKPDNHDMRLKYYELILERSSLDDLPCYPLPEGYRYVYYREGDKKDWIAIETSAREFILPEEGESAWKRYYAGKEKELEERMFFVETSDGEKAATATAFYDPQDLFGAGWLHWVAVKREYQGKGIAKALISHTLHRLKELGYPSIRIPTQTNTWVAARLYLDFGFRPAVKNALASQKGYGILRTLTGHPALEGFEPVPYEEIWDSRMVKIEKMLREQYADLVHFRVLEEDGQERILYCTESGTGEWKGTL encoded by the coding sequence ATGGAAAACAGAGAAGAACTGATAAACCTAAAACCCGATAACCACGATATGCGCCTGAAATATTATGAGCTGATTCTGGAGCGCAGCAGTCTGGATGATCTTCCCTGTTATCCTCTGCCGGAGGGATACCGCTATGTGTATTACAGGGAGGGGGATAAAAAGGACTGGATCGCCATTGAGACCTCCGCCAGAGAATTTATCCTTCCCGAAGAGGGGGAATCTGCCTGGAAGAGATATTATGCCGGAAAGGAAAAAGAACTGGAGGAGAGAATGTTTTTTGTGGAGACTTCAGACGGGGAAAAAGCCGCCACGGCAACTGCCTTCTACGATCCACAGGATCTCTTTGGTGCCGGATGGCTGCACTGGGTTGCAGTAAAAAGGGAATACCAGGGAAAGGGGATTGCAAAAGCCCTCATCTCCCACACACTGCACCGCTTAAAGGAACTGGGATATCCCTCCATCAGGATACCCACGCAGACAAATACCTGGGTTGCTGCCAGACTCTATCTGGATTTTGGATTTCGCCCTGCTGTAAAAAATGCGTTGGCCAGCCAAAAGGGGTATGGAATCCTCAGAACCTTGACCGGACATCCGGCCCTAGAGGGATTTGAACCGGTGCCCTATGAAGAAATCTGGGATTCCCGTATGGTTAAAATTGAGAAAATGCTGAGAGAACAGTATGCCGATCTGGTCCATTTCAGGGTTTTGGAGGAAGATGGGCAGGAGAGGATCCTGTACTGTACAGAGTCCGGGACCGGGGAATGGAAAGGCACGCTTTAG
- a CDS encoding TetR/AcrR family transcriptional regulator, producing the protein MGKLEINKKQKKNALFQTAFDLFTKKGFAKTTISDIVNQAGLAKGTFYLYFKDKYDLRDKLIAYKAGQLFADAHKALSAREVAGFEDQMMWMMDYIIERFQREHTLLQFIAKNLSWGIFKNAFERTVPEESQKFYEYYLEMMKKNAVDCQEPELMLFTFIELVGSTCYSCILFEQPVTMDQYLPYLHKAIHQIFLAYTTS; encoded by the coding sequence ATGGGAAAACTGGAGATAAACAAAAAACAGAAAAAGAATGCCCTCTTCCAGACGGCATTTGATCTGTTTACGAAAAAAGGTTTTGCCAAAACAACCATCTCTGATATTGTAAATCAGGCCGGTCTGGCAAAGGGAACGTTCTATCTGTATTTTAAGGACAAATATGATCTTAGGGATAAGCTGATCGCCTATAAAGCCGGACAGTTGTTTGCAGATGCGCATAAAGCTCTGTCAGCCAGGGAGGTTGCAGGCTTTGAGGATCAGATGATGTGGATGATGGACTATATCATTGAACGGTTTCAAAGAGAACATACACTTCTGCAGTTCATTGCAAAGAATCTCTCCTGGGGAATCTTCAAAAATGCTTTTGAAAGAACCGTACCGGAGGAATCACAGAAATTTTACGAATACTATCTGGAAATGATGAAAAAAAACGCGGTGGACTGTCAGGAACCTGAACTTATGCTTTTTACCTTTATTGAACTGGTGGGGTCCACCTGTTACAGCTGTATTTTATTTGAACAGCCTGTGACCATGGACCAATACCTGCCATACCTTCACAAAGCCATTCACCAGATTTTTCTTGCCTATACAACAAGCTGA
- a CDS encoding efflux RND transporter permease subunit, translating to MVKTGKWIARHRVLILLLGILLLVPSVIGMAKTRINYDLLSYLPEHLETVKGQDILVDEYGMGAFSMVVVENMDLKDTQKLEDTFSKIPHVKDVLWYDDVADISLPVEMIPKDLREAFFRGDATMMLALFDNTTSSDEAMEAVTQMRKAADEQCFISGMTGIVTDIKNISLQELPIYVVIATCLAFLVLELSTESFLVPVLFLLSIGCAILYNMGTNIFLGEISYITKALTAVLQLGVTMDYSIFLLNSYEENKLRFPGDKNRAMGHAISNTFKSIVGSSVTTIAGFAALCCMTFTLGRDLGIVMAKGVVIGVICCVTLLPSMVLIFDKAIEKTRHRALIRNVEKPSRFITKHYKIWLVVFLVLLFPAIYGNNHTKVYYNIAQSLPSSLPGNVANEKLQEDFDMSTMHMILMNKDMDSKDKRDMIDAVDQVDGIKWTIGMNSLFGPSIPDSMIPGDVRKMLQSDKYELAFVCSEYESATPTVNKQIAAIDKIVKSYDDSAMVIGEAPLMKDLQDVTDVDLRNVNIISIAAIFIIIMLVFKSISLPVILVAVIEFAIAVNMAVPFYQGTSLPFVASIVIGTIQLGATVDYAILMTSRYQKERQRGHSKKEAISIAHKASMLSIITSGCSFFAATFGVACYSKVDMIGSICTLLSRGALISMAVVIMVLPAMFMIFDKVICKTSIGFLGKGQKNSAHQERKYRNEQEQKA from the coding sequence TTGGTCAAGACGGGTAAGTGGATAGCCAGACACCGGGTTCTCATTTTGCTCTTGGGAATTCTGCTGCTGGTTCCATCCGTAATAGGTATGGCTAAAACGAGAATTAACTACGATCTGCTCAGCTATCTGCCGGAACACCTGGAAACCGTAAAGGGGCAGGATATTCTGGTGGATGAATACGGTATGGGCGCGTTTTCCATGGTGGTCGTGGAAAATATGGATCTAAAGGACACACAGAAGCTGGAAGATACATTCAGCAAGATACCGCATGTAAAGGATGTGCTCTGGTATGACGATGTGGCGGATATCAGCCTTCCGGTGGAGATGATCCCAAAAGACCTGCGGGAAGCCTTTTTCCGGGGAGATGCCACTATGATGCTGGCGTTGTTTGACAATACCACATCCTCAGATGAGGCTATGGAAGCAGTAACACAGATGAGGAAAGCGGCAGATGAGCAGTGCTTTATCAGCGGTATGACGGGAATCGTCACAGATATCAAGAATATATCTCTGCAGGAGCTGCCTATCTATGTGGTCATTGCCACATGCCTCGCCTTTCTGGTCTTGGAGCTTTCCACGGAATCCTTCCTGGTACCGGTGCTTTTCCTGCTCAGTATCGGCTGTGCCATATTATACAACATGGGAACCAACATATTTCTGGGGGAGATATCTTACATCACCAAGGCTTTGACGGCAGTGCTGCAGCTTGGAGTTACCATGGATTATTCCATTTTCCTTCTGAACAGCTATGAGGAGAATAAACTTCGTTTTCCCGGAGACAAGAACAGAGCCATGGGGCATGCGATCTCGAATACCTTTAAATCCATTGTGGGCAGTTCAGTGACCACCATTGCGGGATTTGCGGCTCTGTGCTGTATGACCTTTACCTTGGGCAGGGATTTGGGTATTGTCATGGCAAAAGGTGTGGTGATCGGCGTGATATGCTGTGTCACCCTGCTTCCGTCTATGGTCCTCATATTCGATAAGGCCATTGAGAAGACAAGACACAGAGCGCTGATACGGAATGTGGAGAAACCTTCCCGTTTCATTACAAAGCACTATAAAATATGGCTGGTGGTATTTCTGGTCCTGCTGTTCCCGGCCATTTACGGGAACAACCATACAAAGGTATATTACAATATCGCCCAGTCCCTGCCGTCATCCCTCCCGGGCAATGTGGCAAATGAGAAGCTGCAGGAGGATTTTGACATGAGTACCATGCACATGATACTTATGAATAAAGACATGGACAGCAAGGACAAACGAGACATGATAGATGCCGTTGACCAGGTGGACGGCATTAAGTGGACCATTGGCATGAACTCCCTGTTCGGCCCGTCCATTCCCGATTCCATGATACCCGGGGATGTGAGGAAGATGCTGCAGAGCGACAAGTATGAACTGGCCTTTGTCTGCTCCGAATATGAATCCGCCACACCCACGGTAAATAAACAGATCGCAGCCATTGATAAGATCGTAAAATCTTATGATGATTCCGCTATGGTCATCGGCGAAGCACCCCTGATGAAAGACTTGCAGGATGTGACTGATGTGGACCTGCGCAATGTTAATATTATTTCCATTGCCGCGATCTTTATTATCATTATGCTGGTATTTAAATCCATTTCCCTTCCCGTTATCCTGGTAGCGGTAATAGAGTTTGCCATAGCTGTGAATATGGCTGTACCGTTTTATCAGGGGACCAGTCTTCCCTTCGTGGCAAGTATTGTCATAGGGACGATCCAGTTGGGCGCTACAGTGGACTACGCCATATTGATGACCAGCCGATATCAAAAGGAGCGGCAGAGAGGGCACAGCAAGAAGGAGGCCATATCCATTGCTCATAAGGCAAGTATGCTCTCCATTATCACCAGCGGGTGCAGCTTCTTTGCAGCTACCTTTGGTGTTGCCTGCTACTCCAAGGTCGATATGATCGGTTCGATCTGTACACTGCTTTCGAGAGGTGCCCTTATCAGTATGGCAGTGGTCATCATGGTCCTCCCGGCCATGTTTATGATATTTGACAAAGTGATCTGCAAGACATCCATAGGATTTCTGGGAAAAGGACAAAAAAATAGTGCTCATCAGGAAAGGAAGTATAGGAATGAACAGGAACAGAAAGCTTAA